The following coding sequences lie in one uncultured Mailhella sp. genomic window:
- a CDS encoding pyruvate formate lyase family protein: MSAIEMLNPEACECHSPQEQRIFDEQKGKKDKYYDTHARVFDLIAKFEGQTPVIDVERALYFTQSMKETEGQPLVLRWAKALMHIAKNMTVEVEDGQLLLGRAGSKIGRYGILYPELDGDFLDIAVRDLPTREQSPATISPEDAKIVMEEIAPYWKGKTYHEALNKALPEWVHKLTYVDDEGLISRFVVNETSSFRSSIQWVHDYEKVLKRGFNGIRAEAEAKLAALDPASPVDQADKRPFLEAVVIVCDAIVLWARRYAAKAREVAAATTDPVRKAELLRMSEIAEKVPAEPASNFYEAVQSQWFVQMFSRIEQKTGTTISNGRMDQYFYPYYKQDMEAGVLTEEKAMELLECMWVGMAEFIDMYISPQGGAFNEGYAHWEAVTIGGQTKDGVDATNELTHLFLRSKREFPLHYPDLAARVHSLSPDEYLWDVAETIKYGSGFPKLCNDEEVVPLYASKGGTFEEALDYAVSGCTETRMPNRDTYTSGGAYTNFAAALEMALRQGKMKKYGDEQLGVKTPDPRTFKTWDDMWEAYKAQQDLFLRATFTQQYIVTKVRAEHFAQPMGSALHDLCMKYCLDLHTRIIPEGANFGYFEFMGFGTVIDSLAAIKKLVFEEKRITMDQLLEAMDHNWVGYEDIQQLVKSCPCYGNDDPYADEIGKAIDRICVEFAQKYSPEMGINNDVRYVPFTSHVPFGKVVSATPNGRTEWFPLSDGSSASHGADVNGPTAILLSNYKTKNYGLRNRAARLLNIKFTPKSVEGEAGTEKLVQFIRTWCDLKLWHLQFNVLNQETLLAAQKDPQKYRNLIVRVAGYSAYFVDLSPDLQNDLIARTDHDDL; the protein is encoded by the coding sequence ATGAGTGCCATTGAAATGCTCAACCCCGAAGCCTGTGAATGCCATTCCCCGCAGGAACAGCGCATCTTTGACGAACAGAAGGGCAAAAAGGACAAGTACTATGACACGCATGCCCGCGTGTTCGACCTCATCGCCAAGTTTGAAGGACAGACCCCCGTCATCGACGTGGAACGCGCCCTGTACTTCACCCAGTCCATGAAGGAAACCGAAGGGCAGCCCCTCGTGCTCCGCTGGGCCAAGGCGCTCATGCACATCGCCAAGAACATGACCGTGGAAGTCGAAGACGGTCAGCTGCTGCTCGGCCGCGCCGGTTCCAAGATCGGCCGTTACGGCATCCTGTATCCTGAACTCGACGGCGACTTCCTCGACATCGCCGTGCGCGACCTGCCCACCCGCGAGCAGTCCCCCGCCACCATCAGCCCCGAAGACGCCAAGATCGTCATGGAGGAGATCGCTCCCTACTGGAAGGGCAAGACCTATCACGAAGCCCTGAACAAGGCTCTCCCCGAATGGGTGCACAAGCTCACCTACGTGGACGATGAAGGCCTCATCTCCCGCTTCGTGGTGAACGAAACCTCTTCCTTCCGTTCTTCCATCCAGTGGGTGCACGACTACGAGAAGGTGCTCAAGCGCGGCTTCAACGGCATCAGGGCCGAAGCCGAAGCCAAGCTGGCCGCCCTTGATCCCGCGAGCCCCGTGGATCAGGCCGACAAGCGTCCCTTCCTGGAAGCCGTGGTCATCGTGTGCGACGCCATCGTTCTGTGGGCCCGCCGCTACGCCGCCAAGGCCCGTGAAGTCGCCGCCGCCACCACGGATCCCGTGCGCAAGGCCGAACTTCTGAGAATGTCCGAAATCGCTGAAAAGGTGCCTGCGGAACCCGCGAGCAACTTCTATGAAGCCGTGCAGTCCCAGTGGTTCGTGCAGATGTTCTCCCGCATCGAACAGAAGACCGGCACCACCATTTCCAACGGCCGCATGGACCAGTACTTCTATCCCTACTACAAGCAGGACATGGAAGCCGGCGTGCTCACCGAAGAAAAGGCCATGGAACTTCTGGAATGCATGTGGGTCGGCATGGCCGAATTCATCGACATGTACATTTCTCCTCAGGGCGGCGCCTTCAACGAAGGCTATGCTCACTGGGAAGCCGTGACCATCGGAGGACAGACCAAGGACGGCGTGGACGCCACCAACGAACTGACCCACCTGTTCCTGCGCTCCAAGCGTGAATTCCCCCTGCACTATCCCGACCTCGCCGCCCGCGTGCATTCGCTCTCTCCCGACGAATACCTGTGGGACGTGGCCGAAACCATCAAGTACGGCTCCGGCTTCCCCAAGCTCTGCAACGACGAAGAAGTCGTGCCGCTGTACGCCTCCAAGGGCGGCACCTTTGAAGAAGCTCTGGACTACGCCGTGTCCGGCTGCACCGAAACCCGTATGCCCAACCGCGACACCTACACCTCCGGCGGCGCGTACACCAACTTCGCCGCGGCTCTGGAAATGGCTCTGCGTCAGGGCAAGATGAAGAAGTACGGCGACGAGCAGCTCGGCGTGAAGACTCCCGATCCCCGCACCTTCAAGACCTGGGACGACATGTGGGAAGCCTACAAGGCTCAGCAGGACCTGTTCCTGCGCGCCACGTTCACCCAGCAGTACATCGTCACCAAGGTTCGCGCCGAACACTTCGCCCAGCCCATGGGCTCCGCTCTGCACGATCTGTGCATGAAGTACTGCCTCGACCTGCACACCCGCATCATCCCCGAAGGCGCCAACTTCGGCTACTTCGAATTCATGGGCTTCGGCACGGTCATCGACTCCCTGGCCGCCATCAAGAAGCTGGTGTTTGAAGAAAAGCGCATCACCATGGATCAGCTTCTGGAAGCCATGGATCACAACTGGGTGGGCTACGAAGACATCCAGCAGCTCGTGAAGAGCTGCCCCTGCTACGGCAACGATGATCCCTATGCCGACGAAATCGGCAAGGCCATCGACCGCATCTGCGTGGAATTCGCCCAGAAGTACTCCCCCGAAATGGGCATCAACAACGACGTGCGCTACGTGCCCTTCACCTCCCACGTGCCCTTCGGCAAGGTGGTGAGCGCCACGCCCAACGGCCGCACCGAATGGTTCCCGCTGTCCGACGGTTCTTCCGCCTCCCACGGCGCGGACGTGAATGGTCCTACCGCCATTCTGCTCTCCAACTACAAGACCAAGAACTACGGCCTGCGCAACCGCGCCGCCCGCCTCCTGAACATCAAGTTCACTCCCAAGAGCGTGGAAGGCGAAGCCGGCACCGAAAAGCTGGTGCAGTTCATCCGCACCTGGTGCGACCTCAAGCTGTGGCATCTGCAGTTCAACGTGCTCAATCAGGAAACCCTGCTTGCCGCTCAGAAGGATCCGCAGAAGTACCGCAACCTCATCGTTCGCGTGGCCGGTTACAGCGCCTACTTCGTGGACCTGTCGCCCGACCTTCAGAATGACCTGATCGCTCGTACCGACCACGACGATCTGTAG
- a CDS encoding FAD-dependent oxidoreductase, translating into MALNILIIGGVALGPKAAARAKRLMPDSNVTMIDQGTYISYGGCGIPYFVGGDVPQMNGLRTTNAGVVRDEAFFKELKGVNAICHTRALSINRKEKTVTVENTQTGEKSDMPYDKLVIATGSSPRIPPIPGADLKNVTSVTCLEAAKAIQEQCAARKINHAVIIGAGFIGLEMAVALADMWGIKVTVIEMVDHVLPAQLCYNFSQMAKHDLEDLGITVLTGEAVKELKGKDGAVCEVVTNKRTIEADEVIFSIGVTPNSKIASDAGIACHPRGGILVNTHMQTSDPDIYAGGDVVVVRNLISGDLSYLPLGSMANRQGRVIGTNLAGGQATFEGVVGSWCVKLNKMYASGAGLTLHQARTAGFDAIEVSMEGSDKAHFYPGHTNTSINVVVDKQTRRVLGIQGMSTDGSAVKARTDAVAAMLQVSRPTLNDLSNLEVCYAPPFASAMDVINAAGNVADNVVNGYHHMITPDEFVDLWDHRDENNYLFVDIRPAKAGKPIEERHPGQYLSLPLEEFNARAKKEIPTDRPVALVCNTGTRAYEAQLKLREMGIETVNSAGGHTALRKRGDEDKF; encoded by the coding sequence ATGGCTCTCAATATTCTCATCATCGGCGGCGTCGCCCTCGGCCCGAAGGCCGCCGCTCGCGCCAAGCGTCTCATGCCCGACAGCAACGTCACCATGATCGATCAGGGCACCTACATTTCCTACGGCGGCTGCGGCATCCCCTACTTCGTGGGCGGCGACGTTCCCCAGATGAACGGTCTGCGCACCACCAACGCCGGCGTCGTCCGCGACGAAGCCTTCTTTAAGGAACTCAAGGGCGTCAACGCGATCTGCCACACGCGTGCCCTTTCCATCAACCGCAAGGAAAAGACCGTCACCGTCGAAAACACCCAGACCGGCGAAAAGAGCGACATGCCCTACGACAAGCTGGTCATCGCCACGGGCAGCAGCCCCCGCATTCCTCCCATTCCGGGCGCGGATCTGAAGAACGTCACCTCCGTCACCTGCCTTGAAGCCGCCAAGGCCATTCAGGAACAGTGCGCCGCCCGCAAGATCAATCACGCCGTCATCATCGGCGCGGGCTTCATCGGTCTGGAAATGGCCGTGGCTCTGGCCGACATGTGGGGCATCAAGGTGACCGTCATTGAAATGGTCGATCACGTGCTGCCCGCCCAGCTGTGCTACAACTTCAGCCAGATGGCCAAGCACGACCTCGAAGATCTGGGCATCACCGTGCTCACCGGCGAAGCCGTGAAGGAACTCAAGGGCAAGGACGGCGCCGTGTGCGAAGTGGTGACCAACAAGCGCACCATTGAAGCCGACGAAGTCATCTTCTCCATCGGCGTGACGCCCAACTCCAAGATCGCTTCCGACGCCGGCATTGCCTGCCATCCGCGAGGCGGCATCCTGGTGAACACCCACATGCAGACCTCCGATCCCGACATCTACGCCGGCGGCGACGTGGTGGTGGTCCGCAACCTCATTTCCGGCGACCTCTCCTATCTGCCCCTCGGCTCCATGGCCAACAGACAGGGCCGCGTCATCGGCACCAACCTGGCCGGCGGTCAGGCCACCTTTGAAGGCGTGGTCGGCTCCTGGTGCGTGAAGCTGAACAAGATGTACGCTTCCGGCGCCGGTCTCACCCTGCATCAGGCCCGCACGGCCGGCTTCGACGCCATCGAAGTCAGCATGGAAGGCTCCGACAAGGCCCACTTCTATCCCGGCCACACCAACACCAGCATCAACGTGGTGGTGGACAAGCAGACCCGCCGCGTGCTCGGCATTCAGGGCATGAGCACCGACGGCTCCGCCGTGAAGGCCCGCACCGACGCCGTGGCCGCCATGCTTCAGGTCTCCCGTCCCACGCTGAACGATCTCTCCAACCTCGAAGTCTGCTACGCGCCGCCCTTCGCCTCCGCCATGGACGTCATCAACGCCGCGGGCAACGTGGCCGACAACGTGGTGAACGGCTATCATCACATGATCACCCCCGACGAATTCGTCGATCTGTGGGATCATCGCGACGAAAACAACTACCTCTTCGTGGACATCCGTCCCGCCAAGGCCGGCAAGCCCATCGAGGAACGTCATCCCGGTCAGTACCTCTCCCTGCCGCTGGAAGAATTCAACGCCCGCGCCAAGAAGGAAATTCCCACCGACCGCCCCGTGGCCCTCGTGTGCAACACCGGCACCCGCGCCTACGAAGCTCAGCTCAAGCTGCGCGAAATGGGCATTGAAACCGTGAACTCCGCCGGCGGCCACACCGCTCTGCGCAAGCGCGGCGACGAAGACAAGTTCTAA
- a CDS encoding TRAP transporter large permease subunit, whose product MSTDTKKSSGILHWLDENFENIFLVSGLLAIIFFITWQVIYRYFITPLVERAGAAVWTEEISRYIFIWISYIAVSVAIRKRSSIRIDFVYQMLPPRLQRISWIFVELIFLMLTLTITYYGWGQIERLQRFPQHTAAMRIPFLIPYLILPLGFGLMSLRLVQSMIKQIKVTGILDSLIGAVVAVVVMLPCVLAEYIDPVPALFGYFLIFCVTGVPIAIGLGMSALTTILCADTLPIEYLAQVSFTSLDSFPTMAIPFFIAAGVFMGAGGLSQRLLGLADELVGGMYGGMALTTVATCMFFGAISGSGPATVAAIGALTIPAMEERGYSKTFAAAIVAAAGAIGVMIPPSNPFVVYGIAAQVSIGDLFIGGIVPGVLTGAVLMGYSYYAARKNNWRGSARTRTVGTVTRAVWDAKWALLVPVIVLGGIYGGLMTPTEAAAVASFYGLIVGVFIYRELDFRKVCACCVEACETSAVIIVLMAMATLFGNIMTIEDVPGTIARAILGFTSSKFAILLIINVLLLIVGVFMEALAAIVILVPILLPIVTGVGVSPLHFGIIMVVNLAIGFLTPPVGVNLFVASGISGTRIEQIAKASLPMIALMIVVLLLITYIPAIPLCLVGGAG is encoded by the coding sequence ATGAGCACCGACACGAAAAAATCTTCCGGCATTCTGCACTGGCTTGACGAGAACTTTGAAAATATTTTTCTGGTTTCAGGCCTTCTTGCCATCATTTTCTTCATCACCTGGCAGGTCATCTACCGCTATTTCATCACGCCCCTCGTCGAACGCGCCGGCGCTGCGGTATGGACCGAAGAAATTTCCCGCTACATCTTCATCTGGATCTCCTACATTGCCGTGAGCGTGGCCATACGCAAGCGCAGCTCCATCCGAATCGACTTCGTTTATCAGATGCTGCCTCCGCGTCTCCAGCGCATCAGCTGGATCTTTGTGGAACTCATCTTCCTCATGCTCACCCTTACCATCACCTATTACGGATGGGGCCAGATCGAACGTCTCCAGCGCTTCCCCCAGCATACGGCGGCCATGCGCATTCCGTTCCTCATTCCCTATCTCATTCTGCCTCTCGGCTTCGGTCTCATGAGTCTCAGACTCGTGCAGTCCATGATCAAGCAGATCAAGGTCACGGGCATTCTGGATTCGCTCATCGGCGCGGTCGTCGCCGTGGTGGTCATGCTGCCCTGCGTGCTCGCCGAATACATTGATCCCGTTCCCGCCCTGTTCGGCTACTTCCTCATCTTCTGCGTCACCGGCGTGCCCATCGCCATCGGCCTCGGCATGTCCGCGCTGACCACCATTCTCTGTGCCGATACGCTGCCCATCGAATATCTGGCCCAGGTGTCCTTCACCTCGCTGGACAGCTTCCCCACCATGGCCATTCCGTTCTTCATCGCCGCCGGCGTGTTCATGGGCGCGGGCGGACTTTCCCAGCGCCTGCTCGGACTCGCCGACGAACTCGTGGGCGGCATGTACGGCGGCATGGCGCTGACCACCGTGGCCACCTGCATGTTCTTCGGCGCCATCAGCGGCTCCGGCCCCGCCACCGTGGCGGCCATCGGCGCCCTGACCATTCCCGCCATGGAAGAACGCGGCTACAGCAAAACCTTTGCGGCGGCCATTGTGGCGGCCGCAGGCGCCATCGGCGTCATGATTCCTCCCAGCAACCCGTTCGTGGTGTACGGCATTGCCGCGCAGGTCTCCATCGGCGACCTGTTCATCGGCGGCATCGTTCCCGGCGTGCTCACCGGCGCCGTGCTCATGGGCTATTCCTACTACGCCGCCCGCAAGAACAACTGGCGCGGTTCCGCACGCACCCGCACCGTGGGCACCGTGACCCGCGCCGTGTGGGACGCCAAGTGGGCTCTGCTTGTTCCCGTCATCGTGCTCGGCGGCATCTACGGCGGCCTCATGACCCCCACCGAAGCCGCGGCCGTGGCCTCCTTCTATGGCCTCATCGTGGGCGTGTTCATCTACCGCGAACTGGATTTCCGCAAGGTGTGCGCCTGCTGCGTGGAAGCCTGCGAAACCTCGGCCGTCATCATCGTGCTTATGGCCATGGCCACCCTGTTCGGCAACATCATGACCATTGAAGACGTGCCCGGCACCATCGCCCGCGCCATCCTCGGATTCACCAGCAGCAAGTTCGCCATCCTGCTCATCATCAACGTGCTGCTGCTCATCGTGGGCGTGTTCATGGAAGCTCTGGCCGCCATCGTCATCCTGGTGCCCATCCTCCTGCCCATCGTGACCGGCGTGGGCGTGTCGCCCCTGCACTTCGGCATCATCATGGTGGTGAACCTGGCCATCGGCTTCCTCACCCCGCCCGTGGGCGTCAACCTCTTCGTGGCGAGCGGCATTTCCGGAACCCGCATCGAGCAGATCGCCAAGGCCAGCCTGCCCATGATCGCCCTGATGATCGTCGTGCTGCTGCTCATCACCTACATCCCGGCCATTCCTCTCTGCCTGGTCGGCGGAGCGGGATAG
- a CDS encoding TRAP transporter substrate-binding protein — protein sequence MKLFRTLLCGVAVIGLMGAYAPAEAARPLTLRLGHPMAPGNNVTVGYEKFAALVKEKSGGKIRIQIFPNCQLGSDRVTTEAAQAGTLDMSSSSTPNLASFSKDYMAIDLPYVTSPKYQQNLYKALDEGELGKALDKVAEKCGLKTIMFSEYGYRNFVSSTKPLDTVKSLMNLKVRTTDSPVEVAVATELGMNPAPVAWGETYTALQQGTVDAEGNTFSLLNDSKHTEVLKYAMNSEHNYSMHILLMNKAKWDSLTPEQQKIIMEAAREATDWERAETVKLEEKAWQAFRDKGIKIHMLTDAERAEFYKLTQPVRDQFSKEIDPNLLKLIADTQK from the coding sequence ATGAAACTTTTTCGTACGTTGCTTTGCGGTGTCGCCGTTATCGGTCTGATGGGCGCCTACGCTCCTGCTGAAGCTGCACGTCCCCTCACCCTGCGCCTCGGTCATCCCATGGCTCCGGGCAACAACGTCACCGTCGGTTACGAAAAGTTCGCAGCCCTGGTCAAAGAGAAATCGGGCGGCAAGATCAGAATTCAGATATTCCCCAACTGTCAGCTCGGTTCCGACCGCGTGACCACCGAAGCCGCGCAGGCCGGCACCCTCGACATGTCTTCGAGCTCCACTCCCAACCTGGCCAGTTTTTCCAAGGACTACATGGCCATCGACCTTCCCTACGTGACCTCTCCCAAGTATCAGCAGAACCTGTACAAGGCTCTTGACGAAGGCGAACTGGGCAAGGCTCTGGACAAGGTTGCTGAAAAGTGCGGTCTCAAGACCATCATGTTCAGCGAATACGGCTACCGCAACTTCGTGAGCTCCACCAAGCCTCTGGACACCGTGAAGAGCCTCATGAACCTCAAGGTGCGCACCACCGACTCCCCCGTTGAAGTGGCCGTGGCCACCGAACTCGGCATGAACCCCGCCCCCGTGGCCTGGGGCGAAACCTACACCGCCCTGCAGCAGGGCACCGTGGACGCCGAAGGCAACACCTTCTCCCTGCTCAACGACTCCAAGCATACCGAAGTTCTGAAGTATGCCATGAACTCCGAGCACAACTACTCCATGCACATTCTGCTCATGAACAAGGCCAAGTGGGACAGCCTCACCCCCGAACAGCAGAAGATCATCATGGAAGCCGCCCGTGAAGCCACCGACTGGGAACGCGCCGAAACCGTGAAGCTCGAAGAAAAGGCCTGGCAGGCCTTCCGCGACAAGGGCATCAAGATCCACATGCTCACCGATGCTGAAAGAGCCGAATTCTACAAGCTCACCCAGCCCGTGCGCGATCAGTTCTCCAAGGAAATCGATCCCAATCTGTTGAAGCTCATTGCTGACACCCAGAAGTAA